In Pseudoalteromonas carrageenovora IAM 12662, the following proteins share a genomic window:
- a CDS encoding alpha/beta fold hydrolase yields MRTIKTPQGITLNYQDEGDKKSPVIILIMGLGAQMTVWPDSLYYGLVKKGFRVIRFDNRDTGLSTHLEHHTNPSLFKSWLSKRLPIRAKTPYLLDDMADDVLALMAALKIKKAHFVGASMGGMIAQLIAAQHKKKVLSLTTIMSSSSLPRLSAKSIGVFIKLAKLQPKNTSHDEAINYNIKLNQLIGSPAYPQTEGALRLHATQIVKRSYNPNGYKRQLVAMAASKNRQHLIRKIKTPTLVIHGCDDVVIPVSAGKKTAALIKKAKLRVVPGMGHNFAPELMPLMTKWIVKHVKKAQRKHLNKKRKKQQQQKTTLV; encoded by the coding sequence ATGCGAACAATCAAAACACCTCAAGGTATTACGCTTAACTACCAAGACGAAGGCGATAAAAAATCCCCTGTAATAATTTTAATTATGGGCTTGGGCGCACAAATGACCGTGTGGCCCGACTCGCTTTACTATGGCTTGGTAAAAAAAGGCTTTAGAGTTATTCGTTTTGATAACCGCGATACTGGTCTTTCAACTCACTTAGAGCACCACACAAACCCCAGCTTATTTAAATCGTGGTTGAGTAAACGCTTACCAATACGCGCTAAAACTCCTTACTTACTTGATGACATGGCTGATGACGTACTGGCGCTTATGGCAGCCCTTAAAATTAAAAAAGCACATTTTGTGGGGGCTTCTATGGGCGGTATGATAGCCCAGTTAATTGCAGCACAGCATAAAAAAAAGGTGCTCAGTTTAACCACTATTATGTCGAGCTCTAGCCTGCCAAGGCTTAGTGCTAAAAGCATTGGCGTATTTATAAAGCTTGCAAAATTACAGCCTAAAAATACCAGCCACGATGAGGCAATAAATTATAATATTAAGCTTAATCAACTTATTGGCAGCCCTGCTTATCCGCAAACAGAAGGCGCACTTCGCCTGCATGCAACTCAAATTGTAAAACGCTCATATAATCCTAATGGCTATAAGCGCCAATTAGTTGCTATGGCCGCAAGTAAAAACAGGCAACATTTAATACGTAAAATTAAAACGCCCACTTTAGTAATTCATGGCTGCGACGATGTGGTAATACCCGTAAGTGCAGGCAAAAAAACAGCCGCACTTATAAAAAAAGCCAAGCTAAGAGTAGTCCCTGGGATGGGCCATAACTTTGCGCCAGAACTTATGCCCCTTATGACAAAGTGGATAGTTAAGCATGTAAAAAAAGCGCAGCGCAAACACCTAAATAAAAAACGCAAAAAACAACAGCAACAAAAAACCACATTGGTATAA